Below is a window of Flavobacterium sp. CFS9 DNA.
ATAAGCGATTGGAATCAGGGCGACAAAATACATTTCTTGTCTCCAAACGGAGAAGGAATGAATAGTGTCATTGAAACGAAAATTCCAAATGAGTATATGGCTTTTAAACATATCGGCGAAATCAAAGACTTTAAAGAATTACCTCTTGATGAAGAAACCAAAAAGTGGTCAGGTTGCATGGAAACGTATCGATTGACAGCCAATGACGAATTTACTGATTTGGTAGCGCAGGTAGATGTAGTTGAGAAATACATCGATTATTTTAAAAAAGCA
It encodes the following:
- a CDS encoding SRPBCC domain-containing protein, whose product is METLEFKIRIKAPVQKVWAVLWNEETYKKWTGSFCEGSYAISDWNQGDKIHFLSPNGEGMNSVIETKIPNEYMAFKHIGEIKDFKELPLDEETKKWSGCMETYRLTANDEFTDLVAQVDVVEKYIDYFKKAFPKGLETAKELSEK